A genomic region of Methanomassiliicoccus sp. contains the following coding sequences:
- a CDS encoding DUF504 domain-containing protein translates to MNRIKWKEREGLKDVVITYLHRGAPGDLSAVKGEDIVELERSFFVTADSKIPYHRIRAIEHRGILVYVDRPPAQ, encoded by the coding sequence CTGAACAGGATAAAATGGAAGGAAAGGGAAGGGCTGAAGGATGTGGTGATCACTTACCTTCACCGGGGAGCCCCCGGCGACCTGTCGGCCGTCAAGGGGGAGGACATTGTGGAGCTGGAGCGTTCGTTCTTTGTAACCGCCGATAGCAAGATACCATACCATCGGATCCGCGCCATAGAGCACCGGGGGATCCTGGTGTACGTGGACCGTCCCCCGGCCCAATAA
- the glmS gene encoding glutamine--fructose-6-phosphate transaminase (isomerizing) yields MCGIIGYAGPRNAQEVILDGLKRLEYRGYDSAGVAIVGSSLEIFKEKGEISKLASTMPSIEGHLGVGHTRWATCGKPSKENAHPFLDCEGRIAVVHNGIIENYQALKKQLIDEGHVFTSETDTEVLVHLLEKHYKGDLHAALRETLKEVKGTYATVALHVDSNQLVAGRKENPLVVGLGHGENLFASDVTAILNYTNKALYIMDGETVVLDPQNVTIYDNEGRIVQREPHVVTWTVEDAQKGGYEHYMLKEIFEQPTAIHNSLLGSLEELENGSLMVDQDVPSVKLVACGTSYHASMVGKYIIEALAKIPTTVELASEYRYSPGTGENPLTVMLTQSGETADTLAAAREARRRGCRTLAVTNVVGSTIAREVDSVFYTNAGPEIGVAATKTYTAQLMAMYLLGIRLAQIRHTMGRDEVRELMSDLRGMPRYVGSVLDRSQQVNEAIDMLVPAQDVFFLGRNINYPTMLEGALKLKEISYIHAEGYAAGELKHGPLALLTKSTPVVAACVKDHTYEKMISNISEVAARNSPILAIGVEGDSDLAAVSDAIVYIPPISPILSPVPLTVMVQLISYYTAKKRGCPIDKPRNLAKSVTVD; encoded by the coding sequence GAGTACCGAGGCTACGACTCCGCGGGCGTGGCCATCGTGGGCAGCTCCCTGGAGATATTCAAGGAGAAGGGGGAGATATCGAAGCTGGCCTCCACCATGCCTTCCATAGAAGGTCACCTGGGTGTAGGGCACACCCGCTGGGCCACCTGTGGAAAGCCGTCGAAGGAGAACGCCCACCCCTTCCTGGACTGCGAGGGTCGCATCGCGGTGGTGCACAACGGGATCATCGAGAACTACCAGGCTCTAAAGAAACAGCTCATAGATGAAGGCCACGTGTTCACCTCCGAGACCGACACCGAGGTGTTGGTGCACCTGCTGGAGAAGCACTATAAGGGGGACCTCCACGCAGCGCTCAGGGAGACCCTGAAGGAAGTGAAGGGTACCTACGCTACCGTAGCCCTGCATGTGGACAGCAACCAGCTGGTCGCCGGCCGCAAGGAGAACCCTCTGGTGGTGGGCCTGGGACACGGGGAGAACCTCTTCGCCTCCGACGTCACCGCCATCCTCAACTACACCAATAAAGCGCTTTACATCATGGACGGCGAGACCGTGGTCCTCGATCCTCAGAACGTGACCATCTATGATAATGAGGGCAGGATCGTGCAGCGGGAGCCGCATGTGGTCACGTGGACGGTGGAGGATGCCCAGAAGGGCGGTTACGAGCATTACATGCTCAAGGAGATATTCGAGCAGCCCACAGCCATCCACAATTCCCTCCTCGGCAGCCTGGAGGAGCTGGAGAACGGAAGCCTGATGGTGGACCAGGACGTCCCCTCGGTGAAGCTGGTGGCATGCGGCACGTCCTACCATGCCTCCATGGTGGGGAAGTACATCATCGAGGCCCTGGCCAAGATACCCACCACCGTGGAACTGGCCTCCGAATACCGCTACTCCCCGGGTACGGGGGAGAACCCCCTCACCGTGATGCTGACCCAGTCAGGAGAGACAGCGGACACCCTGGCCGCGGCCCGTGAGGCCCGCCGGAGGGGATGCCGCACCTTGGCCGTCACCAACGTCGTAGGCAGCACCATCGCTCGAGAGGTCGACAGCGTGTTCTATACCAACGCCGGTCCGGAGATCGGCGTGGCCGCTACCAAGACCTACACCGCCCAGCTCATGGCCATGTATCTTCTGGGGATCCGTCTGGCACAGATACGTCATACGATGGGCAGGGATGAGGTGCGGGAACTTATGTCAGACCTCCGGGGAATGCCCCGGTACGTCGGAAGTGTCCTCGACAGGTCACAGCAGGTGAACGAGGCCATCGATATGCTGGTGCCCGCCCAGGACGTGTTCTTCCTAGGGCGCAACATCAACTATCCCACGATGCTCGAGGGGGCATTGAAGCTCAAGGAGATCTCTTACATCCATGCGGAGGGATATGCCGCAGGTGAGCTGAAGCACGGCCCCCTGGCGCTGCTGACGAAGTCCACGCCTGTGGTGGCCGCCTGCGTCAAGGACCACACCTATGAGAAGATGATCTCCAACATCTCCGAGGTGGCCGCGCGCAACAGCCCCATCTTGGCGATCGGCGTGGAGGGCGATAGTGACCTTGCGGCGGTGTCGGACGCCATCGTCTACATACCCCCCATAAGTCCCATTCTGTCCCCGGTGCCTCTCACAGTTATGGTCCAGCTCATATCATACTACACTGCCAAGAAGCGTGGCTGCCCCATAGACAAGCCCCGGAACCTCGCCAAGAGTGTGACCGTCGACTAG
- a CDS encoding TPD domain-containing protein: MSKETGLDEELLNVIYTQRTVREATKKYHVVKRNAPRMLREWKAGTSLLEIARKWRFPPILTALILFQEDGFSKKEFWKYVREPECIANPRTKKEIIEITEADSIYSPWGNEIQYKRGAWGEEKLHEWLDSHNISYRTEKDLRGKFAKTPDCLLDEPLKINGWTINWIESKASFGDRTEFNKNVRGQLSQYYDMFGHGLVVYWFGHVEDMDCPQGIEIIDAGLCGLNCESQTVEDFCPEEIVDNRQI, encoded by the coding sequence TTGTCCAAAGAAACAGGCCTGGACGAGGAGCTGCTCAACGTCATATACACCCAGCGAACGGTGCGTGAGGCCACCAAGAAATATCACGTCGTGAAGCGCAACGCTCCCCGCATGCTCAGGGAATGGAAGGCCGGGACCAGCTTGCTGGAGATCGCCAGGAAGTGGCGGTTCCCTCCCATCCTCACCGCGCTGATTCTGTTCCAGGAGGACGGTTTCTCCAAGAAGGAGTTCTGGAAGTACGTCCGGGAACCGGAGTGCATCGCCAACCCCCGAACGAAGAAGGAGATCATCGAGATCACCGAGGCGGACAGCATATACTCCCCATGGGGCAACGAGATACAGTACAAGCGCGGAGCCTGGGGGGAGGAGAAGCTGCATGAGTGGCTAGACTCCCACAACATCAGCTACCGCACCGAGAAGGACCTCAGGGGCAAGTTCGCCAAGACCCCCGACTGCCTCCTCGATGAGCCTCTCAAGATCAACGGCTGGACGATCAACTGGATCGAGTCCAAGGCCTCCTTTGGGGACCGCACCGAGTTCAACAAGAACGTCCGCGGGCAGTTGAGCCAGTACTACGACATGTTCGGTCATGGGCTGGTCGTCTACTGGTTCGGCCACGTGGAGGATATGGACTGCCCCCAGGGGATCGAGATCATCGATGCCGGGCTGTGCGGCCTCAATTGCGAGAGCCAGACCGTAGAAGACTTCTGCCCGGAAGAGATCGTCGATAACCGCCAGATCTAG
- the cas4 gene encoding CRISPR-associated protein Cas4 encodes MGVAVEGISAGDLEKFCYCPLSWSLRDEVTEDPALVAGRDQHDRMAGELEDIVKKERLASSYDKVVIVTSMVATALALVGVFVFASPDYVLRYRVLSIIAVLWIILAIFILYGSARARLRLEGEKSDLIVGTLAILAMVLAINAVPFFGISFDQGLLAQAVALVLLMGATVALYMSQHQAEGARAVRDRTHVRGRIAYIGESGSPRLLHSEEHGLSGRPDYILDIGGDLVPVEVKTGRVPRGPLFSHVIQLAAYCLLLEKEGKVSYGILKYGDMEHIIAFDDRLRSTLMSKMAEMREVMASGEAHRNHDRPGKCRSCSRREMCPERLD; translated from the coding sequence ATGGGCGTGGCCGTGGAGGGCATATCGGCCGGGGACCTGGAAAAGTTTTGCTACTGTCCTTTGAGCTGGAGTCTCAGGGATGAGGTCACCGAAGACCCCGCTCTGGTCGCCGGCAGGGACCAGCACGACCGCATGGCCGGAGAGCTGGAGGACATCGTCAAGAAGGAGCGACTCGCCTCCTCCTATGACAAAGTGGTCATAGTCACCTCCATGGTGGCCACGGCCCTGGCGCTGGTAGGGGTGTTCGTCTTCGCATCCCCCGACTATGTCCTACGCTACCGGGTCCTCAGCATCATTGCTGTCCTGTGGATCATACTGGCCATCTTCATCTTGTACGGCTCGGCACGGGCCCGCCTCCGCCTGGAGGGAGAGAAGAGCGACCTCATCGTGGGTACGCTTGCCATTCTTGCCATGGTCCTCGCCATAAATGCCGTCCCCTTCTTCGGGATCAGCTTTGACCAGGGCCTCCTGGCACAGGCTGTGGCCCTGGTGCTCCTTATGGGGGCCACCGTCGCCCTGTACATGTCACAGCACCAGGCCGAAGGGGCGAGGGCGGTGAGGGACCGGACCCATGTCAGGGGACGCATCGCTTACATAGGTGAGTCCGGCTCCCCCCGGCTCCTTCATTCCGAGGAGCACGGCCTATCAGGGCGTCCCGATTACATCCTGGACATAGGTGGGGACCTGGTCCCGGTGGAGGTCAAGACCGGCAGGGTGCCCCGCGGTCCCCTCTTCTCCCACGTGATCCAGCTGGCGGCCTACTGCCTTCTCCTGGAAAAGGAAGGAAAGGTCAGCTACGGGATACTGAAGTACGGCGATATGGAGCACATCATCGCCTTCGACGATCGCCTGCGGTCCACCCTGATGTCGAAGATGGCGGAGATGCGAGAGGTCATGGCCTCGGGCGAGGCGCACCGTAACCACGACCGACCGGGTAAGTGCCGTTCCTGCTCCCGCAGGGAGATGTGCCCAGAGCGCTTGGACTAG